A single genomic interval of Juglans regia cultivar Chandler chromosome 1, Walnut 2.0, whole genome shotgun sequence harbors:
- the LOC108979592 gene encoding senescence-specific cysteine protease SAG39-like yields MGFTNHCQCISLALILILGALASQAAARTLQDVAMDEKYMQWMAHYGRVYENNYEKEKRLKIFKENVAYIESFNGAGTKPYKLGINQFADLTNKEFTATRNRFMGHECSTKISSFKYENVTVLPSAMDWRKKGAVTPIKDQGQCGCCWAFSAVAAMEGITRFGLWNSYIKKGALLACMT; encoded by the exons ATGGGGTTCACTAACCATTGTCAATGCATTTCTTTAGCTTTGATCCTCATTTTGGGAGCTTTGGCTTCTCAAGCTGCTGCTCGCACCCTCCAAGATGTAGCAATGGATGAGAAGTACATGCAATGGATGGCTCATTATGGACGTGTATATGAGAATAATTATGAGAAAGAGAAGcgtttaaaaatattcaaagagaATGTTGCATACATAGAATCATTTAATGGTGCAGGAACCAAACCATACAAGTTAGGAATCAACCAATTTGCAGATCTTACAAATAAAGAGTTCACAGCGACGCGAAATAGATTCATGGGGCATGAATGCTCGACAAagatttcttctttcaaatatgaaaatgtaACTGTGTTGCCTTCTGCAATGGACTGGAGAAAGAAAGGAGCTGTAACACCCATCAAAGACCAAGGCCAATGTG GATGTTGCTGGGCATTTTCAGCAGTAGCAGCCATGGAGGGAATTACTAGATTCGGGTTATGGAATTCATACATAAAGAAGGGTGCACTGCTAGCATGTATGACCTGA